A genomic stretch from Balnearium lithotrophicum includes:
- a CDS encoding nicotinamidase, producing the protein MVSLTDRDALIVVDMQNDFMPWGSLPVPEADKIIPKVNKYIKLFFERGLPIFATRDWHPENHISFKVNGGKWPVHCVQWSRGADFAEGLEIPPETFIVNKGDRPELEAYSGFQGTVLNELLKERGIKRLFVCGVATEFCVKNTCIGGINLGYTVFLLNDAVKGIGEESSQRAVEELLRGGCIVLEKRDLILV; encoded by the coding sequence ATGGTATCACTTACAGACAGAGATGCCCTTATCGTTGTTGACATGCAGAATGACTTCATGCCTTGGGGAAGTCTACCTGTCCCCGAGGCAGACAAAATCATTCCAAAGGTAAACAAGTACATTAAACTCTTTTTTGAAAGGGGACTTCCTATATTTGCAACGAGGGACTGGCATCCGGAAAACCACATCTCATTTAAGGTCAATGGAGGTAAGTGGCCAGTTCACTGTGTCCAGTGGAGCAGGGGAGCTGACTTTGCCGAAGGTCTTGAAATTCCACCTGAAACGTTCATAGTTAATAAGGGTGATAGACCCGAACTTGAGGCTTACTCGGGATTTCAGGGAACGGTTTTAAATGAGCTCCTGAAGGAAAGGGGCATTAAGAGACTATTTGTCTGCGGAGTTGCAACGGAGTTCTGCGTTAAGAATACCTGTATCGGCGGAATTAACTTAGGGTATACCGTTTTTCTCCTCAACGATGCCGTAAAGGGAATTGGAGAGGAGAGCTCCCAAAGAGCTGTTGAGGAGCTCCTCAGAGGAGGCTGCATAGTCTTAGAGAAAAGGGATTTAATCCTCGTTTAA
- a CDS encoding HIT family protein, giving the protein MLEIIWAPWRLSYVSRVGKEDNGCFICKAAKEYPERAKENLVLYRGERALVILNKFPYNTGHLMVCPVRHTGDFTSLLTEEVVEINDLLKRALKALKRAYNPDGFNIGLNLGKASGGSVDTHIHYHVVPRWIGDTNFLPVVSGVKVIPQSLEETYETLKKCWE; this is encoded by the coding sequence GTGTTGGAGATAATTTGGGCTCCGTGGAGGCTCTCCTACGTTTCACGTGTTGGAAAGGAGGATAACGGGTGCTTTATATGTAAAGCTGCAAAGGAGTACCCAGAGAGGGCTAAGGAAAACTTAGTTCTGTACAGGGGAGAGAGAGCTCTGGTTATTCTCAACAAGTTTCCCTACAACACAGGGCACCTTATGGTTTGTCCTGTAAGGCATACAGGGGACTTCACTTCACTTTTAACTGAAGAAGTTGTTGAGATTAACGACTTACTAAAGAGAGCCCTAAAAGCACTGAAGAGGGCTTACAATCCTGACGGATTCAACATCGGTCTAAATTTGGGAAAGGCTTCCGGAGGAAGTGTTGATACCCACATCCACTACCACGTTGTTCCCCGCTGGATTGGTGACACAAATTTCCTTCCCGTTGTTTCTGGGGTAAAGGTAATTCCTCAATCACTTGAAGAAACCTATGAAACGTTAAAAAAGTGCTGGGAATAA
- the ftsZ gene encoding cell division protein FtsZ, translating into MFDISEETFQGPVIKIIGVGGGGGNAVSRMMEKGIEGVEFAVVNTDVQVLMKSKVPIKVQIGEKLTKGLGAGGRPEIGEQAALEDEPKIREVLEGSDMVFITAGMGGGTGTGAAPIVAKIAKDMGILTVGVVTKPFDFEGKRRLNYAEEGIKRLREFVDTLMVIPNQKLITVAPKKIGIVDAFKMADNVLYQAVKGITEVITKPGLINLDFADVKSVMHSGGYALMGTGEADGEDRALTAARKAIDNPLLENVQVEGASRILVNISGGSDLTLDEAHAAAGLIKERTKRDDTNFFFGVTLDENLEGTIRVTVIATGFDEKGRIMRPFSESLNEEREGEFKPFDIDEILKSLNED; encoded by the coding sequence ATGTTTGACATATCTGAGGAGACTTTTCAGGGACCTGTAATAAAAATTATCGGAGTTGGCGGTGGCGGTGGAAATGCTGTCTCCCGAATGATGGAGAAGGGAATAGAAGGAGTCGAGTTTGCAGTTGTAAATACAGACGTTCAAGTCCTTATGAAGTCAAAGGTACCGATAAAGGTTCAAATAGGTGAAAAGCTAACAAAGGGACTGGGAGCCGGTGGCCGTCCCGAAATAGGGGAACAGGCAGCTTTAGAGGACGAACCGAAAATCAGGGAGGTTTTGGAAGGTTCGGACATGGTCTTTATAACTGCAGGTATGGGAGGGGGAACGGGAACGGGAGCTGCTCCGATTGTTGCAAAAATTGCTAAAGACATGGGAATACTTACGGTCGGCGTTGTTACAAAACCCTTTGATTTTGAAGGGAAAAGGAGGTTGAACTATGCAGAGGAGGGAATAAAGAGATTGAGGGAGTTCGTCGATACTCTGATGGTGATACCTAACCAGAAGTTGATAACTGTAGCTCCTAAAAAGATAGGAATTGTCGATGCATTTAAGATGGCAGATAACGTTCTGTACCAGGCAGTCAAAGGCATAACGGAAGTTATAACAAAGCCCGGCCTCATAAACCTTGACTTTGCAGACGTTAAGTCTGTAATGCACAGTGGAGGATACGCTCTTATGGGAACCGGAGAGGCTGACGGAGAGGATAGAGCTCTCACCGCTGCCCGCAAGGCCATAGATAATCCGCTCTTGGAAAACGTTCAAGTTGAAGGAGCAAGTAGAATTTTGGTTAATATAAGTGGAGGTAGTGACTTAACGTTAGACGAAGCCCACGCTGCTGCCGGTCTGATAAAGGAGAGGACAAAGAGGGACGACACAAACTTCTTCTTTGGTGTGACGTTGGATGAGAACTTGGAGGGAACGATTAGAGTTACAGTTATAGCCACAGGATTTGACGAAAAGGGGAGAATCATGAGGCCATTCTCGGAGAGTTTAAACGAGGAGAGGGAAGGAGAATTTAAACCCTTTGATATTGATGAAATTCTAAAGAGCTTAAACGAGGATTAA
- the rnhC gene encoding ribonuclease HIII has product MKLEKEKVEKLVEVLKKKGAVEEKPPENVSYRLRKGNGILMVYDTGSIVYSGRERERLKEEVIEEILKLEEIPRIGCDEAGKGEFFGPLVVSCICADRECLRELLKLEVKDSKKIPKERIPEIAEKIKRSCKGTVRVLKPEKYNEEYRRFGNVNRLLENIYMDLIGKLLKRCSPRKVVIDKFSPNVEKIVRKAFPEINVEAKPCGEDDVVVAAASIVAKNERLRVMSELSKELGFALPEGNVKNREILSKIPKEMRSKFVKEHFKIGE; this is encoded by the coding sequence ATGAAGTTAGAGAAGGAGAAAGTTGAAAAACTGGTAGAAGTACTGAAGAAAAAGGGGGCTGTTGAGGAGAAACCTCCAGAGAATGTTAGCTACAGGTTAAGGAAGGGAAATGGAATACTGATGGTTTACGATACGGGGAGTATCGTCTATTCGGGAAGGGAAAGGGAGAGGTTGAAGGAGGAGGTTATTGAGGAAATATTAAAACTGGAGGAGATTCCAAGAATAGGCTGCGATGAGGCTGGAAAGGGAGAATTCTTTGGCCCCTTGGTTGTTTCGTGCATCTGCGCAGATAGGGAGTGTTTGAGGGAGCTCCTTAAATTAGAAGTTAAGGATTCGAAGAAGATTCCTAAGGAGAGGATTCCTGAAATTGCTGAAAAAATAAAAAGGAGCTGTAAAGGTACCGTTAGGGTTCTTAAGCCGGAGAAGTACAACGAGGAGTACAGGAGATTTGGAAATGTTAACAGGCTCCTTGAGAACATTTATATGGATTTGATTGGAAAACTTTTGAAGAGGTGTTCTCCAAGGAAAGTAGTTATAGACAAGTTCAGTCCAAACGTTGAAAAGATTGTCAGGAAAGCCTTTCCGGAAATTAATGTTGAGGCAAAACCCTGTGGAGAGGATGATGTTGTAGTGGCAGCTGCTTCAATTGTTGCAAAGAACGAAAGGTTAAGGGTTATGAGTGAGCTTTCAAAGGAGTTGGGTTTTGCACTTCCTGAGGGAAACGTAAAGAACAGGGAAATTTTGAGTAAAATTCCAAAGGAGATGAGGTCAAAATTTGTAAAGGAGCACTTTAAAATAGGGGAGTAA
- a CDS encoding AAA family ATPase gives MERIQEAVELIYEDESLAECCEEALPRVEKFLLDLNRTLPDWIDGDFFVELANRIRVNLLSNPSYKEKFLEGNMGVITVTYELGSGGLEIAKKVAEKLDYRVVFSEILTEVAKRLGVPEWKIENFEEFKYVPSKLSLFDLFQLEKDLIDFGALFGGKKKEVTFEEFREALVKAVTAFAVSNNVVIVGHGAACILQEYPNSLHIKVEAPFEDRVKAFSENTGRSFEEAERELRKIDDKEVLFYKDICGEDINRIDLFHMKINSSKVPAESASEIVVNAFKLLIEA, from the coding sequence TTGGAGAGAATTCAGGAAGCAGTTGAGCTAATTTATGAGGACGAATCGTTAGCAGAGTGCTGTGAAGAGGCCCTGCCAAGAGTGGAGAAGTTTCTATTAGATTTGAATAGGACTCTCCCAGACTGGATTGATGGAGATTTCTTTGTTGAACTTGCCAACAGGATTAGGGTAAACTTACTATCAAACCCGAGTTACAAAGAGAAATTTTTGGAGGGAAATATGGGAGTTATAACAGTTACCTATGAACTTGGTTCAGGAGGCCTTGAGATTGCAAAGAAGGTTGCAGAGAAGCTTGACTACAGAGTAGTCTTTTCAGAAATACTTACAGAAGTAGCAAAGAGGCTTGGGGTTCCTGAGTGGAAGATAGAGAACTTTGAGGAGTTTAAGTACGTACCATCAAAGCTTTCACTCTTTGACCTCTTTCAGTTGGAGAAGGATTTAATAGACTTTGGAGCTCTGTTTGGTGGAAAGAAGAAGGAGGTCACGTTTGAGGAGTTTAGAGAGGCCTTGGTTAAAGCAGTAACGGCCTTTGCAGTTTCAAACAACGTTGTAATTGTTGGCCACGGAGCTGCCTGTATTCTTCAGGAGTATCCAAATTCACTCCACATAAAGGTAGAAGCTCCTTTTGAGGACAGGGTAAAGGCCTTTTCTGAAAACACGGGAAGGAGCTTTGAAGAAGCTGAGAGGGAGTTGAGAAAGATTGACGATAAGGAAGTCCTATTCTACAAGGACATATGTGGAGAGGACATTAACAGAATTGACCTATTCCACATGAAGATTAACTCATCAAAGGTTCCTGCTGAATCTGCTTCAGAAATAGTTGTTAACGCATTTAAACTTCTGATAGAGGCTTAG
- a CDS encoding DUF1786 domain-containing protein, with the protein MEFLAVDVGKGTQDLVFPLDGEVEENWPKLILPSPTEVLSKRIRNLRRDITVCGCTMGGGPVKKALIEHIKRGYRVRITEKAAKTIRDNLSEVEKFGFEIVNEVQNCDIFLSDLDFNVYERFLSFIEKPLNRIGIACQDHGYKEGQSDRVTRFNYFKTILEKERNPKKLFIKKKTGFFSRFDSIIEQLEERGIEGFVMDSKIAAISGMVDYAEREGIREFVVLDVGNGHTLGASVKSGEVQGIFEHHTKMLNSGKIRKITEKLINGTLTFEEIFNDGGHGALIFSSVNPEKIYVVGPNRSLAKGYGEFAYPLGDAMLYGCAGLISAAKFAFS; encoded by the coding sequence ATGGAATTTTTAGCCGTTGATGTTGGGAAAGGAACACAGGATTTAGTTTTTCCCTTAGATGGAGAGGTGGAAGAGAACTGGCCGAAGTTAATTCTCCCTTCTCCTACAGAGGTTTTATCTAAAAGAATTCGAAATCTAAGAAGGGATATAACTGTCTGTGGCTGTACAATGGGAGGAGGACCTGTTAAAAAAGCACTTATAGAGCATATAAAGAGAGGATACAGAGTAAGGATTACAGAGAAAGCAGCGAAAACTATCAGAGATAACCTCTCAGAAGTTGAGAAATTTGGATTTGAAATTGTGAATGAAGTTCAAAATTGTGATATTTTTCTTTCAGATTTGGACTTTAATGTTTACGAAAGGTTCTTGAGTTTTATAGAAAAGCCCCTCAATAGGATAGGAATTGCCTGTCAGGACCACGGATACAAGGAAGGACAGAGTGACAGAGTTACAAGGTTCAACTACTTTAAAACTATACTGGAGAAGGAGAGAAATCCAAAGAAGCTTTTTATAAAGAAAAAAACCGGTTTCTTTTCTAGGTTTGATTCAATCATTGAACAGTTAGAGGAGAGGGGAATAGAAGGTTTTGTTATGGACAGCAAAATAGCAGCTATTTCAGGTATGGTTGATTACGCAGAGAGGGAGGGGATAAGGGAGTTTGTAGTTCTTGATGTTGGAAATGGACATACACTGGGGGCCTCAGTAAAGAGTGGAGAAGTTCAGGGAATTTTTGAGCACCACACAAAGATGTTAAACAGTGGAAAAATAAGGAAAATCACGGAAAAGCTCATAAATGGAACGTTGACCTTTGAGGAAATCTTTAATGATGGAGGTCATGGAGCTCTCATTTTCTCTTCTGTTAATCCTGAAAAAATATACGTAGTCGGCCCTAACAGGAGTCTGGCTAAAGGTTACGGGGAATTTGCCTATCCTTTGGGAGATGCCATGCTTTACGGCTGTGCAGGCTTGATTTCTGCAGCAAAGTTCGCTTTTTCTTAA
- a CDS encoding translocation/assembly module TamB domain-containing protein, with amino-acid sequence MRYREFLRELLKSVRKGRIHYLLRFLLVSAFVILSAISLFDISKYLVREKANITLIKKNFRWGFDWKDKILWASADSVFLKSPGFELELSKVKVDLDVLKTLKSLTPTVSSLRLESGRLFILERRGKKKNLRFPKVPVKIENLKVSSFALISKDVELLLNGIKLNNRSISSGGLEGKVFGKDLWVSPFSGFKENNLFRIPSVSFSYNGCSGQGSVAFKGFEEAQSNLELSCPYYLGKLTVKKYGKSINVVWKGSSFGKRTYGEGELLFTKTKVKIESLRGSFENTSFRGSGELKGDRFIFSGRVHGSTLKFREIKVVNFNSQIEVKGNIKGPEVRVTGEAEKLETPILDLSRIKATASISPKRKFNVSFSSKAIRGSLSGKLSNFEGNFFFKNLKINEFKRIRSYRSKYGKWIPSLEFSGNLKLRRDERGLTYRGTFFLKRFYFRGYAGIGNLNISGNREFLNFSGKISGKDGTVESKGSINIRKLTIDSEYKGENLSLNSLDFLRSLGLKGMVRGGGRLYGSLKNPKGQFSFSSKVVYLFNQPLNEANGEVRLKDFYLNISAFAENLFIDRLSVHLKRPISFFLSGKVQEISSEKVLGVLNGYRVKLPFKLKGSVSGSFKIEAKDVKRRDTYTALVYIDRFHGSFSNEILSATGIAAGSISYFDSELSVNLTGKLENGIFKGQKFNGGNISVSLFKNKLSVKFERVKPVIPSLESVLSGSLEVNLKNDEILGEFTFSGSGRWSVGSLNFRIGSRISGLTSKFVVEVSGNSTFDSPFLGRLVNLRIFGSLMEPQNVGVISLEGENSDLKLVVNGAETQVVGTVKNLNLKGENLKGVINLAFVNINLNNLSGTLAIPTFRIKPESLFPLYSVSGIYIRLENGKIEIEDFSLSFIDGWIRFKNLRVKKLSGISGEFESSLGVKGLVYLFKLNKFINYARNDLYVTGSFSYDKELSYQLSVAGKDIEIKSEFLLEKLVFRELSAKFRNGSLEDVKAVADTGIGNVIALKTNEGVSITLSSVPLGSVGSWKGEVSGKLLYTGSSLEGKLSISKVKVFLNKEKQATVQTPVKVPISINVDLLFDEPVELKGELFSIKIIPRLHLKTRNGRPVIEGDFVATEGKINYMGKMFEILYGFGTIENLEAKEGTINILASSNVSGYFIYMKIEGSLKSPAIYLTSDPPLTREQILNLIMTGASPEEIEASSEIFPAVQVAYYATASLFKPVEETFKKALKVENFSIEPYITKYGETVAKLNVVKVLTKRVKLFGYETTGQNPEYGGGVQLRLSKKYFLELRYNSFYGAEFGIGIELERR; translated from the coding sequence GTGAGGTATAGAGAGTTCCTCAGGGAGCTTCTTAAATCCGTTAGAAAAGGAAGAATTCATTACCTTTTAAGGTTTTTACTCGTATCAGCCTTTGTAATCCTTTCAGCTATCTCCCTTTTTGATATCTCTAAGTATTTAGTTAGGGAAAAGGCAAATATTACACTGATAAAGAAGAACTTTAGGTGGGGATTTGACTGGAAAGATAAGATTTTGTGGGCCTCTGCTGATTCTGTCTTCTTAAAAAGTCCAGGTTTTGAATTAGAACTTTCTAAAGTTAAGGTAGATTTAGACGTTCTAAAAACACTCAAGAGTTTAACTCCTACAGTTTCAAGCCTTAGATTGGAGAGTGGTAGGCTTTTTATTTTGGAGAGAAGGGGAAAAAAGAAAAACTTACGTTTTCCTAAAGTTCCAGTAAAGATTGAAAATTTGAAGGTTTCAAGTTTTGCTCTTATTTCAAAGGATGTGGAGCTCCTTTTAAACGGAATTAAGCTTAACAACAGGTCGATTTCCTCTGGAGGATTAGAGGGAAAGGTGTTTGGGAAAGACTTATGGGTCTCTCCCTTTTCGGGATTTAAGGAGAACAACCTTTTCAGAATTCCCTCCGTATCCTTTAGTTATAACGGATGTAGCGGTCAGGGAAGTGTAGCATTCAAGGGCTTTGAAGAAGCTCAAAGTAACTTGGAACTCTCCTGCCCCTACTACCTTGGAAAACTAACCGTAAAGAAATACGGTAAATCCATCAACGTAGTCTGGAAAGGTAGTTCCTTTGGAAAAAGAACTTACGGAGAGGGGGAGCTCCTTTTTACAAAAACCAAAGTAAAAATTGAGAGCTTAAGGGGAAGTTTTGAAAATACCTCCTTTAGAGGTTCTGGAGAGTTAAAGGGGGACAGATTTATCTTTTCTGGTAGGGTTCATGGCTCTACTTTAAAGTTTAGGGAGATAAAAGTTGTCAACTTTAATTCTCAGATAGAAGTAAAAGGAAACATTAAAGGTCCGGAAGTTAGAGTTACTGGAGAGGCAGAAAAGTTAGAAACTCCCATTCTGGACCTGAGTAGGATTAAGGCTACAGCCTCTATTTCCCCTAAGAGGAAATTTAACGTTAGCTTTAGTTCTAAAGCTATAAGGGGAAGCCTTTCAGGGAAGTTAAGTAATTTTGAGGGAAACTTTTTCTTTAAAAATTTAAAAATTAACGAGTTTAAGAGGATTAGAAGCTACAGGAGTAAGTATGGAAAGTGGATTCCTTCCTTGGAGTTCTCCGGAAATTTAAAATTAAGAAGAGATGAAAGGGGACTCACCTATAGGGGAACTTTTTTCCTTAAAAGGTTCTACTTCCGAGGTTATGCCGGAATTGGGAATCTAAATATCAGTGGAAATAGAGAATTCCTGAACTTTAGCGGTAAAATTTCGGGAAAGGATGGGACTGTTGAGTCAAAGGGTAGTATAAACATAAGAAAATTAACTATCGATTCGGAGTATAAAGGGGAAAACCTCTCCCTTAATTCACTTGATTTTTTAAGGTCTTTAGGTCTTAAGGGAATGGTCCGTGGAGGGGGAAGGCTCTACGGCAGTTTAAAAAATCCAAAAGGTCAATTCTCCTTTTCCTCAAAGGTTGTTTATCTCTTTAACCAACCTCTTAATGAGGCCAATGGAGAGGTCAGACTTAAGGACTTTTACTTGAACATATCTGCATTTGCGGAGAATCTCTTTATAGATAGGCTTTCTGTCCACTTAAAACGTCCTATCTCATTTTTCCTTTCTGGAAAAGTTCAGGAAATTTCTTCAGAAAAAGTTTTAGGAGTTTTAAATGGATACAGAGTAAAACTGCCCTTTAAATTGAAGGGTTCTGTTTCCGGTAGTTTCAAAATTGAGGCCAAGGATGTTAAAAGAAGGGATACTTACACTGCACTTGTTTATATAGATAGATTCCATGGAAGTTTCTCAAACGAAATTTTGAGTGCAACAGGAATTGCTGCTGGGAGCATATCCTATTTTGACTCTGAATTGTCAGTTAATTTAACCGGTAAATTGGAGAATGGAATTTTTAAGGGACAAAAGTTTAACGGTGGAAACATTTCTGTTTCACTTTTTAAGAACAAGCTTTCTGTTAAATTTGAAAGAGTGAAACCAGTAATACCTTCGTTAGAGAGTGTTTTGTCAGGTAGCTTAGAAGTTAATCTAAAAAACGATGAAATTTTGGGTGAATTTACCTTTTCAGGCTCAGGAAGGTGGAGTGTAGGAAGCCTAAACTTCAGAATAGGTTCAAGAATATCCGGTTTGACCTCTAAATTCGTTGTAGAAGTTAGCGGTAATTCAACTTTTGACTCTCCATTTTTAGGAAGACTTGTAAACTTAAGGATTTTTGGAAGTCTAATGGAGCCTCAAAATGTTGGAGTTATTTCCTTAGAAGGAGAAAATAGTGACTTAAAGTTAGTTGTAAATGGAGCTGAAACTCAAGTTGTTGGAACAGTTAAGAATTTAAATCTGAAGGGAGAAAATCTAAAGGGAGTTATAAATTTGGCATTTGTAAATATAAACCTTAACAACCTTTCTGGAACGTTAGCTATTCCTACTTTTAGGATAAAGCCTGAAAGTCTCTTTCCTCTCTATTCGGTTTCAGGAATCTACATCCGTTTGGAAAACGGCAAGATTGAAATTGAGGATTTCAGCCTCTCCTTCATAGATGGTTGGATAAGGTTCAAGAACTTAAGGGTAAAGAAATTAAGTGGAATTAGTGGAGAATTTGAGAGTAGTTTGGGGGTTAAAGGGTTAGTTTACCTATTCAAGCTCAACAAGTTTATTAACTATGCAAGGAACGACCTGTACGTGACGGGGAGTTTTTCTTACGACAAGGAACTTTCCTATCAGCTCAGTGTTGCTGGAAAGGATATAGAGATAAAGTCGGAGTTTCTCTTGGAGAAACTCGTATTTAGGGAGCTCTCTGCAAAATTTAGGAACGGTAGTCTGGAGGACGTTAAGGCTGTTGCTGATACAGGAATAGGAAACGTAATTGCTCTGAAGACGAATGAGGGAGTTTCTATAACCTTATCCAGCGTTCCACTTGGAAGTGTTGGGAGCTGGAAGGGAGAGGTTTCAGGAAAACTTCTCTATACGGGAAGCAGTTTAGAAGGAAAACTTTCCATTTCTAAAGTTAAGGTCTTTCTCAACAAGGAAAAACAGGCTACAGTACAAACACCTGTAAAAGTTCCTATTTCGATTAACGTAGATTTACTTTTTGATGAACCTGTGGAGTTAAAGGGGGAGCTCTTCAGCATAAAAATAATTCCGAGGCTGCACCTAAAGACGAGAAACGGAAGGCCTGTGATTGAGGGTGATTTTGTAGCAACTGAAGGAAAAATAAACTATATGGGAAAAATGTTTGAAATTCTCTACGGTTTTGGAACGATAGAGAACTTAGAGGCGAAAGAGGGAACAATCAACATTCTCGCCAGCTCTAACGTGTCAGGTTACTTCATATACATGAAGATAGAGGGAAGTTTGAAAAGTCCTGCCATTTACCTTACCTCCGACCCTCCACTAACGAGGGAACAGATACTGAATTTGATAATGACGGGGGCATCTCCAGAAGAGATAGAGGCATCCTCTGAAATTTTCCCTGCAGTTCAGGTTGCCTACTATGCGACAGCTTCACTCTTCAAACCTGTTGAGGAGACCTTTAAAAAGGCACTTAAGGTTGAGAACTTTTCTATAGAGCCTTACATAACAAAGTACGGGGAGACTGTTGCAAAGCTCAACGTTGTCAAGGTACTGACAAAGAGGGTTAAACTCTTTGGATATGAAACTACAGGACAAAATCCTGAGTACGGGGGAGGAGTTCAGCTGAGGCTCAGCAAAAAGTACTTTTTGGAGTTGAGGTACAACAGTTTCTACGGAGCTGAGTTTGGAATTGGCATTGAACTGGAGAGGAGATGA
- a CDS encoding APC family permease — protein MRRKIGFWEAYSIGVGGMIGGGIFAVLGLTILLSKGAAPVAFIFAGIIALITSYSYAKLSVRYPSEGGTVEFLVRGFGNNLFTAYLNTLLLVSYVIMLSLYSYAFGSYGSALIFGHEIALYKKLLIAGVIFFFALVNFLGAYVSGKAEDVMVFLKLGILLLFSGLGFLTGNFSKLSPENWESLLKIMVGGLIIFLAYEGFELIANTARDIKNPEKNLPRAFYASVLTVIFVYVLVSAVAVANLSYEEVVKYKDYALAVAAEPILGKFGFILIGIAALLSTASAINATLYGSARVSYLVAKFGVLPKNLTRKVWKEGTEGLLIISILSVFFAVTFNLENISIAGSFGFLSIFAAVNFANWRLRNYTDSIGSISLLGFILCLISGTVLIGYNIKTSPSSLESLTLVLLGTFIFELFYRTFTTVRLKPYIDWRLEEGERFIKNFEYFLTLFEKNLKHEFEDAEVKVEGNINKGKEKAGFVRLRLTSKTPNKLKKKLPDILRKSHIKSYHPIEVIVEDKGNENRVSN, from the coding sequence ATGAGAAGAAAGATTGGCTTTTGGGAAGCCTATTCAATAGGTGTAGGTGGAATGATTGGAGGAGGAATATTTGCGGTTCTTGGTTTAACTATTCTCCTGTCTAAAGGAGCAGCTCCGGTAGCTTTTATTTTTGCAGGTATTATAGCTCTAATTACATCCTACTCCTACGCAAAGCTTTCAGTTAGGTATCCAAGTGAAGGAGGAACAGTTGAGTTTTTAGTAAGAGGATTCGGGAACAATTTGTTTACAGCTTACTTGAATACGCTACTTTTAGTCAGTTACGTAATAATGCTTTCACTGTACTCCTATGCCTTTGGTAGTTATGGTTCTGCCCTCATCTTTGGTCATGAAATTGCCCTCTATAAAAAATTATTGATAGCCGGTGTTATCTTCTTTTTTGCACTTGTTAACTTTCTCGGTGCTTACGTAAGTGGAAAGGCAGAGGATGTAATGGTATTTTTAAAACTTGGAATCCTTTTACTTTTTTCTGGATTAGGTTTTCTAACAGGTAACTTTTCAAAGCTCTCTCCTGAAAATTGGGAGAGTTTACTAAAAATAATGGTAGGAGGACTGATAATTTTCCTAGCCTACGAAGGGTTTGAGCTTATAGCGAATACTGCTCGAGACATTAAAAATCCTGAGAAAAATTTACCAAGAGCTTTTTATGCCAGTGTTTTAACAGTTATATTCGTTTACGTTCTAGTATCTGCTGTGGCTGTAGCAAATTTAAGTTATGAGGAGGTTGTTAAATACAAGGATTACGCTCTTGCAGTTGCTGCTGAACCAATTTTAGGAAAATTTGGATTCATACTTATAGGAATAGCTGCTCTTTTATCAACGGCATCTGCAATAAATGCAACCCTCTACGGTAGTGCAAGGGTCAGTTATTTGGTAGCAAAGTTTGGAGTTCTTCCCAAAAATTTAACAAGAAAAGTTTGGAAAGAAGGAACTGAAGGACTTTTGATAATTTCTATTTTATCAGTTTTCTTTGCCGTAACGTTTAATCTTGAAAATATTTCGATAGCAGGAAGTTTCGGATTTTTATCTATCTTTGCAGCGGTAAACTTTGCTAATTGGAGGTTGAGAAATTACACCGATTCAATAGGTTCAATCTCTCTTTTAGGTTTTATCCTTTGTTTAATTTCTGGAACCGTTCTCATAGGGTACAACATAAAAACTTCTCCCTCATCTCTTGAGTCCCTAACGTTAGTTTTATTGGGAACATTTATTTTTGAACTCTTCTATAGAACCTTTACAACTGTCAGGCTTAAACCTTACATAGACTGGAGATTGGAAGAAGGTGAAAGATTCATCAAAAATTTTGAGTACTTCCTAACTCTTTTTGAGAAAAATTTAAAACACGAATTTGAAGATGCTGAAGTTAAAGTTGAAGGTAATATAAACAAGGGAAAGGAAAAAGCTGGTTTTGTTAGACTTAGATTAACTTCAAAAACTCCAAATAAACTTAAAAAGAAACTTCCTGATATTCTGAGGAAATCACATATAAAGTCGTACCATCCTATTGAAGTTATTGTGGAAGATAAGGGCAACGAAAATCGGGTCAGTAATTAA